In Rouxiella sp. WC2420, the following proteins share a genomic window:
- the mdcC gene encoding malonate decarboxylase acyl carrier protein: MERFEFTYPANASLPSHAQAGVVGSGDLEALYEPKDGAALTVHVATSVDGSQPLWQRFFDHLIGVRELPAGQLEINDFGATPGVARLRIEQVFEEASNVR, encoded by the coding sequence ATGGAACGTTTTGAATTTACTTATCCGGCAAATGCAAGCTTGCCGAGCCATGCCCAGGCTGGCGTGGTGGGCTCCGGCGATCTTGAGGCGTTGTATGAGCCAAAAGATGGCGCGGCGTTGACCGTTCATGTGGCGACCTCAGTCGACGGCAGCCAGCCGCTGTGGCAGCGCTTTTTTGACCATCTGATCGGCGTGCGTGAATTACCCGCCGGGCAGTTGGAAATCAACGACTTTGGTGCAACTCCCGGCGTTGCCCGGTTGCGCATTGAGCAGGTATTTGAGGAGGCTTCCAATGTCCGCTGA
- a CDS encoding biotin-independent malonate decarboxylase subunit beta, with protein MSADQSFIELNARQRARALLDDGTFRELLDPFQRISSPWLERQGIVPQADDGMVVARGTIEGQSAVIVAIEGAFQGGSMGEVSGAKMASALELAAQDNRSGIPTQAVLLLETGGVRLQEANLGLAAIADIHAAIVDLRRYTPVIGIVAGTVGCFGGMSIAAALCSRLIVTREARLGLNGPQVIEQEAGIAEYDSRDRPFIWSMTGGEVRYASGFVDALVEDSLGEVKASMLEFIHQGVPAQHRSDNYDYYLPKLASFDTSVQASREVTTALFKDAAANQENK; from the coding sequence ATGTCCGCTGATCAAAGCTTTATCGAACTAAATGCGCGGCAGCGAGCGCGGGCGCTGCTGGATGACGGCACTTTTCGCGAGCTGCTCGACCCTTTCCAGCGTATCTCTTCGCCGTGGCTGGAGCGGCAAGGCATAGTGCCGCAGGCCGACGATGGCATGGTAGTCGCTCGCGGCACAATTGAAGGGCAATCGGCAGTGATTGTTGCTATCGAAGGCGCATTTCAGGGCGGCAGTATGGGCGAAGTTTCAGGGGCGAAAATGGCCTCGGCGCTGGAGCTGGCGGCGCAGGACAACCGCAGCGGGATACCCACGCAAGCGGTTTTGCTGCTGGAAACTGGCGGCGTGCGCTTGCAGGAGGCCAATCTCGGGCTGGCGGCTATTGCAGATATTCACGCCGCGATTGTCGATTTACGCCGCTACACGCCGGTAATCGGCATCGTTGCCGGGACCGTTGGCTGCTTTGGCGGGATGTCTATCGCCGCAGCGCTGTGCAGCCGATTGATAGTCACTCGCGAAGCACGGCTTGGCTTGAACGGACCACAGGTTATCGAGCAGGAGGCCGGAATAGCAGAATACGATTCTCGCGACCGGCCGTTTATCTGGAGCATGACCGGTGGCGAGGTGCGCTATGCCAGCGGTTTTGTCGACGCGCTGGTTGAGGATTCGCTGGGGGAAGTGAAAGCCAGCATGCTCGAATTTATTCATCAAGGTGTTCCGGCGCAGCATCGTTCCGATAACTATGACTATTATCTGCCAAAACTGGCAAGTTTTGATACTTCAGTGCAGGCCAGCCGTGAAGTGACGACGGCGCTGTTTAAAGATGCCGCTGCAAATCAGGAGAATAAGTAA
- the mdcE gene encoding biotin-independent malonate decarboxylase subunit gamma — MSTSEQTFSRGNYWFNQLAVDGQEINGLCESVRAADGKLNQHNVRFIAVVPDAKNRYPRAAEGEVGLLEGWTLAKVVSQVIEEDADKTVKRAIVAIIDVPSQAYGRREEAFGIHQSLAGAAGAYAKARLAGHPIVGLIVGKAMSGAFLAHGYQANKLIAFNNPGVMIHAMGKESAARITLRSVEALEKLAAEVPPMAYDIENYATLGLLSQLMDISDPENPAVAEIAKVKSVLDEAISEIALQGVSLENRLGADNRASSLKVRELMRQQW; from the coding sequence ATGAGTACTTCTGAACAGACTTTTAGTCGAGGAAATTATTGGTTCAACCAGCTTGCTGTTGATGGCCAGGAAATTAACGGGCTATGTGAATCAGTAAGAGCCGCCGATGGAAAACTTAACCAGCATAACGTCCGCTTTATCGCCGTCGTTCCCGATGCAAAAAACCGCTATCCCCGCGCGGCCGAGGGCGAGGTAGGGCTGCTTGAAGGCTGGACTCTGGCCAAGGTAGTCAGTCAAGTGATTGAAGAGGATGCCGACAAAACGGTGAAACGCGCGATTGTGGCGATTATCGACGTGCCGAGTCAGGCGTATGGCCGACGTGAAGAAGCGTTTGGCATTCATCAGTCGCTGGCCGGAGCCGCAGGGGCCTACGCCAAGGCACGTCTGGCCGGGCATCCTATTGTTGGATTAATCGTTGGCAAGGCGATGTCCGGGGCATTTCTGGCGCACGGTTATCAGGCCAACAAGCTGATTGCCTTTAATAATCCTGGCGTGATGATCCACGCGATGGGGAAAGAGTCTGCTGCGCGTATCACTTTGCGATCCGTCGAGGCACTGGAAAAGCTGGCCGCCGAAGTGCCACCGATGGCTTACGACATTGAGAATTACGCCACGCTGGGATTGTTATCACAGCTTATGGATATCAGTGATCCTGAAAATCCCGCAGTTGCCGAGATAGCTAAGGTGAAATCGGTGCTTGATGAGGCGATCAGTGAAATTGCGTTGCAGGGCGTGTCTCTGGAAAATCGGTTAGGGGCCGATAATCGTGCCAGTTCGCTTAAGGTGCGTGAATTAATGCGACAGCAGTGGTGA
- a CDS encoding AEC family transporter → MTYVILYALAPIFVIMILGYFAGKSKMVENQNVSLLNVFVMDFALPAALFTATVQTPWRGIVGQSPLILLLVLTMWITYGALYFLCTRVFKKSPQDAAVLTLTVALPNYAALGLPILGSVLGEGAGTSLSVAVSIACGSVLMTPFCLLILEREKARANGESHGSALTMLPILMWRSIKKPIVWGPLLGVVLSAIGIKMPDIVLASIKPLGLAATASALFLTGVILSARKLKINAAVLISCVTKNLIQPFIAWGLVMAFGISGEVAVTAILMIALSAGFFGIVFGNRFGVQSPDAEASLLISSILAILTLPLFISLTASMH, encoded by the coding sequence ATGACCTACGTAATTTTGTACGCGCTTGCTCCTATTTTCGTCATCATGATCCTCGGCTATTTTGCCGGCAAGTCGAAAATGGTCGAGAATCAGAATGTCTCGTTATTGAACGTGTTTGTGATGGACTTTGCTTTACCGGCAGCCTTGTTTACCGCCACGGTGCAGACGCCGTGGCGGGGCATTGTCGGCCAGAGTCCGCTGATTCTGCTACTGGTGCTGACCATGTGGATAACCTATGGCGCATTGTATTTTCTCTGTACCCGCGTATTTAAAAAGTCACCGCAGGATGCGGCGGTACTGACGCTAACTGTCGCGCTGCCGAACTATGCCGCGCTGGGATTGCCTATTCTCGGCAGTGTATTAGGTGAGGGGGCGGGAACCTCGCTGTCAGTGGCGGTGTCGATTGCCTGCGGATCGGTATTGATGACGCCTTTTTGTCTGCTGATTTTAGAGCGAGAAAAAGCCCGGGCCAATGGTGAATCTCACGGTTCGGCACTAACCATGCTGCCGATATTGATGTGGCGTTCGATTAAAAAACCGATCGTCTGGGGACCACTGCTTGGGGTAGTACTGTCGGCTATTGGCATTAAAATGCCTGATATTGTGCTGGCATCGATCAAACCTTTGGGACTGGCCGCCACCGCCTCGGCGCTGTTTCTGACCGGCGTGATCCTGTCGGCACGCAAGCTAAAAATCAACGCGGCGGTGCTAATATCCTGTGTGACCAAGAACCTGATCCAGCCGTTTATTGCCTGGGGACTGGTAATGGCCTTTGGCATCAGCGGTGAGGTGGCAGTGACGGCAATCCTGATGATTGCGCTGTCGGCGGGTTTCTTCGGCATCGTCTTCGGAAATCGTTTTGGCGTGCAGTCACCAGACGCCGAGGCATCGCTGCTGATTAGCTCGATATTGGCTATTCTGACACTGCCGCTGTTTATCTCACTCACCGCCTCAATGCATTGA